One segment of Thamnophis elegans isolate rThaEle1 chromosome 16, rThaEle1.pri, whole genome shotgun sequence DNA contains the following:
- the LOC116519397 gene encoding LOW QUALITY PROTEIN: MORN repeat-containing protein 5-like (The sequence of the model RefSeq protein was modified relative to this genomic sequence to represent the inferred CDS: inserted 3 bases in 2 codons) — translation MQYTGSFYRGQRVNGRLEGTGTYTLPTDTKYEGEMKDGMFHGKGTLYXPQRKQYEGTWDKGICVEGKYTFSDGLEYKDNKWHYCDGYDRRFYTEICNGLKPAGFFCCSPPLFPRDSQLTNLDPPRQIPXGCYDCGDGFYNPNTRVVVDYRHRFLRNADQTLLLQCAKREE, via the exons ATGCAGTACACGGGTAGCTTCTACCGCGGGCAGCGCGTCAACGGCAG gttgGAAGGGACGGGTACGTACACCCTCCCCACCGACACCAAGTACGAGGGCGAGATGAAGGACGGGATGTTCCACGGGAAAGGAACTCTGTA TCCCCAGCGGAAGCAATACGAAGGGACTTGGGACAAAGGCATCTGTGTGGAG GGGAAATACACCTTTTCTGATGGTTTGGAATACAAAGACAATAAGTGGCATTACTGTGACGGCTACGACCGGAGGTTTTACACCGAGATCTGCAACGGCCTGAAGCCGGCAG GTTTTTTTTGCTGTTCACCTCCTCTCTTCCCAAGGGATTCCCAGCTGACCAACCTGGATCCCCCGCGGCAAATCC ACGGCTGCTACGACTGCGGAGACGGTTTCTACAACCCCAACACCAGAGTGGTGGTGGATTACCGGCACCGCTTCCTGAGGAATGCAG ACCAAACTCTTCTGCTTCAGTGTGCCAAGCGTGAGGAGTGA
- the NDUFA8 gene encoding NADH dehydrogenase [ubiquinone] 1 alpha subcomplex subunit 8 isoform X2 produces the protein MTGLVEVPSLEELDVPELPVGTAVLKAGAHHYGSQCDRINKEFMLCRWEERDPRKCLKEGRAVSKCAVDFFKQIKLHCAEPFNQYWNCLDESNMLRFRHCRKQQQLFDDCVLDKLGWVRPELGQLSKVTLVKTDRPLPENPCHSRTRPSTNPPTEGEYKPARYGNRGYFWSW, from the exons ATGACGGGGCTGGTGGAGGTGCCCTCGCTGGAGGAGCTGGACGTGCCGGAG CTGCCCGTTGGCACTGCCGTCCTGAAGGCGGGTGCCCACCACTATGGCTCACAGTGTGACCGGATCAACAAGGAGTTCATGCTCTGTCGTTGGGAGGAGAGGGACCCACGGAAGTGCTTGAAGGAGGGCCGAGCCGTGAGCAAGTGCGCCGTGGACTTTTTCAA GCAGATCAAGCTACATTGCGCCGAGCCCTTCAACCAATACTGGAACTGCCTGGACGAGTCCAACATGTTGAGGTTCCGGCATTGTCGGAAGCAGCAACAGCTCTTCGATGACTGCGTGCTGGACAAGCTGGGCTGGGTGAGGCCGGAGCTGGGTCAGCTGTCAAAGGTAaccctcg TGAAGACCGACCGTCCCCTCCCCGAGAACCCTTGCCATTCCCGGACGAGACCATCAACCAACCCGCCAACCGAAGGCGAATACAAGCCTGCGAGATACGGCAACCGAGGTTATTTCTGGAGTTGGtag
- the NDUFA8 gene encoding NADH dehydrogenase [ubiquinone] 1 alpha subcomplex subunit 8 isoform X1, translating to MTGLVEVPSLEELDVPELPVGTAVLKAGAHHYGSQCDRINKEFMLCRWEERDPRKCLKEGRAVSKCAVDFFKQIKLHCAEPFNQYWNCLDESNMLRFRHCRKQQQLFDDCVLDKLGWVRPELGQLSKVTLGSPT from the exons ATGACGGGGCTGGTGGAGGTGCCCTCGCTGGAGGAGCTGGACGTGCCGGAG CTGCCCGTTGGCACTGCCGTCCTGAAGGCGGGTGCCCACCACTATGGCTCACAGTGTGACCGGATCAACAAGGAGTTCATGCTCTGTCGTTGGGAGGAGAGGGACCCACGGAAGTGCTTGAAGGAGGGCCGAGCCGTGAGCAAGTGCGCCGTGGACTTTTTCAA GCAGATCAAGCTACATTGCGCCGAGCCCTTCAACCAATACTGGAACTGCCTGGACGAGTCCAACATGTTGAGGTTCCGGCATTGTCGGAAGCAGCAACAGCTCTTCGATGACTGCGTGCTGGACAAGCTGGGCTGGGTGAGGCCGGAGCTGGGTCAGCTGTCAAAGGTAaccctcggttcacccacgtaa
- the LOC116519702 gene encoding MORN repeat-containing protein 5-like, with translation MQYTGSFYRGQRVNGRLEGTGTYTLPTDTKYEGEMKDGMFHGKGTLYFPSGSKYEGTWDKGICVEGKYTFSDGLEYKDNKWHYCDGYDRRFYTEICNGLKPAGISQLTNLDPPRQIPHGCYDCGDGFYNPNTRVVVDYRHRFLRNADDDEHDWIVKTCRKGWDECVGFKPKAKDGSPAEESQSKEKGTGLP, from the exons ATGCAGTACACGGGTAGCTTCTACCGCGGGCAGCGCGTCAACGGCAG gttgGAAGGGACGGGGACGTACACCCTCCCCACCGACACCAAGTACGAGGGCGAGATGAAGGACGGGATGTTCCACGGGAAAGGAACTCTGTATTTCCCCAGCGGAAGCAAATACGAAGGGACTTGGGACAAAGGCATCTGTGTGGAG GGGAAATACACCTTTTCTGATGGTTTGGAATACAAAGACAATAAGTGGCATTACTGTGACGGCTACGACCGGAGGTTTTACACCGAGATCTGCAACGGCCTGAAGCCGGCAG GGATCTCCCAGCTGACCAACCTGGATCCCCCGCGGCAGATCCCGCACGGCTGCTACGACTGCGGAGACGGTTTCTACAACCCCAACACCAGAGTGGTGGTGGATTACCGGCACCGCTTCCTGAGGAATGCAG ATGACGATGAGCACGACTGGATTGTGAAGACTTGCCGGAAAGGCTGGGATGAATGCGTTGGCTTCAAGCCGAAG GCCAAGGACGGGAGCCCGGCTGAGGAGTCTCAAAGCAAAGAAAAGGGAACCGGTCTTCCGTGA